The Actinomycetes bacterium genome has a segment encoding these proteins:
- a CDS encoding dihydrofolate reductase family protein, translating into MLLPERVGTMSPAGVADAYAWPESDRPWVRAVMVATADGAARSPQGRSGGISSAGDRLVFGTIRGLSDVILVGADTFRLENYGPVRLHPALAKRRADQGMPEVPRLAVVTSSGRLDETAPVFTEAPTPPLLLVPGTLPADRRAALEPVAEIVEIGTESLDLSLGITQLKARGLNRIAVEGGPRLLGQLAALGLLDELCLTVTPLMSGGAYDGQPVPRILDGTDLPDPPRSLHLAHAIEDAGTLFLRYTTE; encoded by the coding sequence ATGCTGCTACCCGAGCGCGTCGGAACCATGTCTCCTGCTGGAGTTGCCGACGCCTACGCCTGGCCCGAATCAGATCGACCGTGGGTGAGGGCGGTGATGGTAGCCACCGCCGATGGTGCCGCTCGATCCCCGCAAGGACGCTCCGGCGGAATCTCCTCAGCCGGGGACCGACTGGTGTTTGGCACCATCCGTGGGCTCAGTGACGTGATCTTGGTGGGTGCCGACACTTTTCGACTCGAAAACTACGGACCGGTGCGGCTCCACCCGGCACTCGCCAAGCGTCGTGCTGACCAAGGAATGCCCGAGGTGCCGCGACTGGCCGTGGTGACCTCATCGGGACGACTCGATGAAACGGCGCCAGTGTTCACTGAAGCCCCTACGCCACCGCTATTGCTGGTGCCGGGAACGCTGCCGGCGGATCGGCGTGCGGCACTGGAACCTGTCGCGGAGATCGTTGAGATTGGCACAGAGTCACTAGATCTGAGCCTCGGTATCACCCAACTCAAAGCACGCGGGCTGAACCGGATAGCAGTTGAGGGAGGGCCCCGACTCCTCGGGCAACTGGCCGCGCTGGGTCTCCTCGACGAGCTGTGCTTGACCGTCACCCCACTCATGTCAGGTGGCGCCTATGACGGCCAGCCGGTGCCGCGAATCCTAGACGGGACTGATCTGCCGGACCCACCGCGATCCCTGCACTTGGCCCACGCCATCGAAGACGCCGGCACCCTGTTCCTGCGTTACACAACTGAGTAG
- the purT gene encoding formate-dependent phosphoribosylglycinamide formyltransferase yields MPRTSDAEQGRADLLSSFGPPSSSAAITVMLLGSGELGKEVTIELQRLGIEVIACDRYPAAPAMQVAHRSHVLDMSDPAALRDIVLSERPDLILPEIEAIATEELLTLEQEGFLVAPTARAARLTMDREGIRRLAAETLGLPTSPYRLADDLDEFLAAVAEIGTPCVVKPVMSSSGKGQSVVHTPDDAAAAYELAATAGRVGGSRVIVEGLVAFDYEITLLTVRHRDGTSFCDPIGHVQIDGDYRESWQPASMAPATLARAQQIAEAVTGDLGGYGIFGVELFVCGEEVLFSEVSPRPHDTGLVTIASQDLSEFALHARAVLGLPIPTIRQLGPAASTAVVLTGDSDAPELAGLPEALTFPTTRVLVFGKPEIDGSRRLAVALATGDTVADARARAVACAEEITLAESD; encoded by the coding sequence ATGCCGCGTACATCCGACGCCGAGCAAGGTCGCGCGGATCTACTCAGTTCATTTGGCCCACCTAGCAGTAGCGCAGCAATTACGGTCATGCTGCTGGGGTCCGGCGAACTCGGCAAAGAGGTCACAATCGAGTTGCAGCGACTCGGTATCGAAGTCATTGCCTGTGATCGCTATCCGGCAGCCCCCGCCATGCAGGTGGCGCATCGCAGCCACGTGCTGGATATGTCAGACCCAGCGGCATTGCGCGACATCGTGCTGAGTGAGCGCCCCGATCTGATCCTGCCGGAGATCGAAGCGATTGCGACCGAGGAACTTCTGACGCTGGAGCAGGAGGGCTTTCTGGTTGCTCCGACTGCCAGGGCTGCTCGATTGACTATGGATCGCGAAGGTATTCGGCGGCTCGCCGCCGAGACGTTGGGATTGCCCACCAGCCCCTATCGGTTGGCGGACGATCTCGACGAGTTCCTCGCGGCGGTGGCTGAGATCGGCACACCCTGCGTCGTGAAGCCAGTGATGTCGAGTTCGGGCAAAGGACAGTCGGTGGTTCACACCCCCGACGACGCGGCCGCTGCCTACGAATTAGCCGCCACCGCGGGACGCGTGGGCGGCAGTCGGGTGATCGTTGAGGGCTTGGTGGCGTTCGACTATGAAATCACCCTGCTCACGGTTCGTCATCGAGACGGCACAAGTTTCTGTGACCCGATTGGGCATGTGCAGATCGACGGGGACTACCGGGAGTCGTGGCAACCGGCCAGCATGGCTCCGGCAACCCTGGCACGGGCACAGCAGATCGCTGAGGCGGTAACTGGGGACTTGGGTGGCTACGGAATTTTCGGTGTGGAGTTGTTTGTCTGCGGTGAGGAGGTGCTGTTCAGCGAGGTATCTCCGCGTCCGCATGACACCGGGCTCGTGACGATCGCCTCCCAAGACCTCTCTGAGTTCGCGCTGCATGCGCGGGCCGTTCTGGGACTACCTATCCCCACTATTCGACAGCTGGGCCCGGCAGCAAGCACTGCCGTGGTGCTGACTGGCGATAGTGATGCCCCAGAACTGGCTGGTCTACCGGAGGCGCTCACCTTTCCCACCACTCGGGTATTGGTGTTCGGCAAGCCGGAGATTGATGGCAGTCGCCGGTTGGCGGTGGCTCTGGCTACTGGTGACACCGTTGCCGATGCTCGCGCGCGAGCGGTCGCGTGTGCGGAAGAGATTACGTTGGCCGAGTCGGACTGA
- a CDS encoding cell division protein ZapE — MTVALAERDPVVAPEHLVSLLQPPPRFADVSFQTYIPDPDHLSQAAAVAAGEAFVARPVSSKRRFFRSSPPEQRPGIYFDGGFGVGKTHLLASLWHADPGPKVFGTFVEYTNLVGALGFATAVEQLSSYSLVCIDEFELDDPGDTVLMSTLMQKLADAGARIGATSNTLPDRLGEGRFAAEDFLREIQGMSAKFDVIRVDGEDYRHRGLPDAPPPASNEEVAASAEQSMRRLGAEAVSLDAFADVLAHLRQVHPSRYGPLLTGIETVHLTEVRPVTDQADALRIVVLVDRLYDRDVPVVASGIPVDKIFAPDMLAGGYRKKYFRAVSRLVALTREGSGAAEPGAG, encoded by the coding sequence GTGACTGTCGCCTTGGCCGAACGAGACCCTGTGGTGGCCCCGGAACACCTTGTATCGCTGCTACAGCCACCACCTCGCTTCGCCGACGTTAGCTTCCAGACCTACATTCCCGATCCAGATCATCTCAGCCAGGCGGCAGCAGTCGCGGCAGGTGAAGCGTTCGTCGCGAGACCGGTCAGCAGCAAGCGCCGATTCTTCCGCAGCAGCCCACCTGAGCAGCGCCCCGGTATCTACTTCGACGGCGGGTTCGGCGTCGGGAAGACCCACTTGCTGGCGTCGCTGTGGCACGCCGATCCCGGGCCCAAAGTTTTTGGCACCTTCGTGGAATACACCAATCTGGTGGGCGCGCTCGGATTCGCGACAGCGGTGGAACAACTCAGTTCGTATTCGTTGGTCTGCATTGATGAGTTCGAACTGGATGACCCTGGAGACACGGTCTTGATGTCCACCCTCATGCAGAAGTTGGCCGATGCCGGTGCTCGGATTGGGGCAACCTCGAATACGTTGCCGGATCGACTGGGGGAGGGCCGATTCGCCGCCGAAGACTTCCTGCGCGAAATCCAGGGGATGTCGGCGAAGTTCGATGTAATTCGAGTCGATGGCGAGGACTACCGACATCGAGGACTACCCGACGCGCCACCGCCAGCATCGAACGAAGAGGTCGCGGCATCGGCTGAACAATCCATGCGGCGCTTGGGTGCTGAGGCAGTGAGCCTGGATGCTTTCGCCGATGTCCTGGCGCATCTGCGGCAGGTCCATCCGTCTCGCTACGGCCCGCTATTGACCGGAATCGAGACAGTTCACCTGACCGAAGTCCGGCCGGTGACCGACCAGGCTGATGCTTTGCGGATCGTGGTGCTGGTAGATCGGCTGTACGACCGTGACGTTCCGGTAGTTGCCTCGGGAATCCCCGTGGACAAGATCTTCGCCCCCGACATGCTGGCCGGTGGCTATCGCAAGAAATACTTCCGCGCGGTGTCCCGGCTGGTGGCGCTGACCCGTGAAGGTTCGGGTGCTGCTGAGCCAGGCGCGGGCTGA
- a CDS encoding DUF3054 domain-containing protein, producing the protein MVRSRVLSFLLDVTSVLVFVALGRRTHDAGSGVVGYLEVAAPFTLALVVAWLVVLLSKWDPRALLMGAVIAVLTWLLGLLLRATVFDGGTATAFVIVAGLFLFATMLGWRVVSLVRGRRKLTQNEAVNN; encoded by the coding sequence ATGGTCCGATCTCGTGTCTTGTCGTTCCTGCTAGATGTGACGAGCGTGCTGGTATTTGTCGCGCTCGGGCGACGCACTCATGATGCCGGCAGCGGGGTAGTCGGCTATCTCGAGGTGGCGGCACCTTTTACGCTGGCGCTGGTGGTGGCGTGGCTCGTGGTTCTGCTGTCAAAGTGGGATCCACGAGCCTTATTAATGGGTGCTGTTATCGCTGTACTGACCTGGCTGCTGGGCTTACTCCTGCGCGCTACCGTCTTCGACGGCGGTACCGCGACGGCGTTCGTGATCGTGGCCGGGCTGTTCCTGTTTGCCACAATGCTGGGCTGGCGGGTCGTGTCTCTCGTGAGGGGTCGGCGGAAGTTGACTCAGAATGAGGCAGTGAACAACTAG